Genomic segment of Euleptes europaea isolate rEulEur1 chromosome 6, rEulEur1.hap1, whole genome shotgun sequence:
tttaatccagagactggagccatgaacagacaagagagatctttccacaaacctgacaaagtcccaggtttgccgaaagatttaaaatatttttaaaaaatacaaggcggggttaaaaaacccaaataatagaagcagcatctgtagctttaagaaacaaatgcagtGGCCCTTGTGAAGGTTACTAGGCAACCATACcacattgccagccttcaagcctcggtttctgtcagtaaaaggcaggaggaggagcagggccctttccagggctgttttgacccttaagctcattggggccaggcctggcagcaaccactgggtgacttgataccacacaacttgcatggTTCATCCAGGACtgcctgcttgctactgttcaacagcagccaccccacgaaagccagtgtggtgtagtggttaaaattcCAGAGTAGGATccagacacccaggttcaaattcacaTTATGCTGCaggaactcactgggtgaccatgggccagttacACCTTTTCAGAATAATTTACTTCAttgggatgttgtgaggatggggggaaggagaatgatgtaaaatgtaggttggttggtgaatgggatggagagaagaaagcagggaaagatgaggatgtgggggttgccaggaggaaggaaaaatgACAGAGTGtgaagagagggatacagggAAATTGAGGTGCCCCCCTGCAAGGCCTTGAGAGTTCCCCACCTCACAATTGGGCTCAGCCAACTAtgactgtgcaactgggccatagttttctcagatagaggctgccaggaggagggaatgaTGAAAatgggggacagataaaggtacaTTTGCTGGTGggttggaaggagagaaggaagcaggagaagagtagaggctatgggggctttcaggtaacattaccagctctgggttgggaaatagctggatattttggggggtggagcttggggaggatggagttttgggaggggagaggtacaatgccatagcgtctaccctccaaagcagccattttctccagggaaactgatctttgtagtctagagatcaattataatactgggagatctccaggccccacctggatgttggcaaccctactttcagagaaggaaaagaggaaatagtacaggatgaggaaatgagatgccccacaTATTTGTGGGTCCCCCACTAGTTACAGTATAAACATTTAAAACTCAAAAGCCCCACCTCGCACctacctactttctaaaaacaatggCTGGGTACTAGGAAAGGTGCTGGCAACCAACAGGGGCAGCATTTTGGGGATCCTTGCACTAGATTAAGCATTCCCTCAGTTCTTGGTGGTTCCTCCGCTCCAAATATATCTTTTTGGAAGCACCTTTTCCTCTTCCAAATGGGACACCAGGATTAAGGATTTACACATTTGTGTGCTACGAAGTTTGCTCCCTAAAGCACTTTGACAAAgcacattaatatatatatatatatatatatatatatatatatatatatatatatatatatatatatatatatatatatatttaaaacccTCTCATGTTTTCAGTTTTGCCATTCTGTCAGTCCTGAAGTAAGTAATGTTTATGAGATTCTACCATCTGTTTTTATTCTTTCTACATTCAAATAATAGCCAGGGCATAAAACTGCATGTCACATTCCATGTTAAACATCCTAAGGCAAAGTTGTGTTTGGGGTTATTATCACTAATAAACTCTGCAGGCACTGTGGTGCATACAACCATGTTGTGTCAATTAAAGACTTAGAACTGCCCCTGGGGCTGAAAAAAGGGTCGTTGATGATTCGTTGATGATGGAGGTAAGTGGGTGCAGTCCCATGTGCCACAGGCCAAAGAAATCAAAAAGATTCACTTTGGGGATTTTGTGGAGGTTATGACTTAGAAAGATATGCTCGTTCATCCACAGATCCATAGCAATTCACAGACAGTAGGATACAGTAGCTAAATATCCATTTTCTGTCTGAATATTATAGTCTTTCCATATAGCTGTTTTCATAGGAAGAGCTCCACCAACTGATATAATCCACATGCACAACAAGCTTCACAGGCAGTTCAGCAAAAGCTagaaaactttgcaacaaaagcAGAACCTCCAGCTTGTCATCCTGGGGTGAGTTGTGACTTTTGTGATAATTTATTTTTTGGCCATCTTATGCTTTCTTTTACTGGAGCACCATAATCTATGCAAGAAGGCTGAAGGAAAAATCAGGAGGTGAGAAGACCAGCTCTTCCATAAGAGCTTCATATTGGCTTCTAAATATTTTCGCATTCAGATTTAATTACACTGGTTCCCTTTCTTTAAATTCACAGCAAAGACTGTTTATGCTAGACTTGTTTTATGTTGAAGAGCTTCTTATCTTCTAAAGGAGTGCCTCTTTTTAAGAATCTAATTGTTGCTTAGAATGCAATAGGTGTGCCTCATTTCAAAACATGTCAAAACACTTCAAAGCATTTCACTatatttcaaaacatttcaaaacaCTGGGTATAGCATTCACACTCAGCCCCCCACCACAGTTTTCTAGTATAGCTAAGTATAATCTCctttatattatctttgaagcaaTCCTATACTTTAAATGACAACAAGACTCATGAAAATAGGCTccgttttggtttttttaaggtTTCCAAAACCCAGTCAGTAAGTTATGTCCTTAAATAGGGGCCCCTTAACCACCTCCCTTGTCCTTTTGATCTATATATGTGCATGTCTTTAGAAGCCCAACCATAACTTTTTGCATCATAAAACATCTGCACTAGCACTGtttaaaatgtataattataTGGCAAAATGTTATGATTTAAAGTGGAAGTTTTGTCCTTAGTGATTCTTGCatattaaataatttttttaaatgcagctgtTGAAAGGGAAAATTTAGAGTGGAGAAGTTCAAGGAGGAGGGTACTTAACACCTTCATCACTTGTTCTTCCATATTAAAATGAGACAGATTATGACACTTTTCTGGATTCCCAACCCATTGTTTGCATCAATATGCAAAGCAGGGGAAGAAGAAATTTGTAAGGGTCACCTTGAAGCACCTTGCTTCATTTCCTTTGAAACCTTTCACAAAGCTGCTCTTCCCACAGCCAGAGCTTTCAGTGACCAGGTGAAGGGGCTGCAGATAAAGAGCTATGGGCAGGAGCAGGCTTGAGAGCCTTTCTTCCACCTAGCACTTCGCCCCTGCAACCTGGCCCCCACTTTGCTTCTTATTGGCAAACAGGGGACTGGGAATTCCATGTTTGACACTGAATGTCCAGTTCTTTCCTTACAGGAATATCCATGCATAACTAAGTGGCAGAATCCACCCCTCTTGATGCCAGACTCTTCCTAATAAAACCAGGTTTATAATTAAGGATAGATTGTCTCATTTTCATTTCAATTCTAAAGGAAGGGTCTTCTGAGGAACAGGTTTCACGCACTGTATCATTCACCCAgttacagctgaatgtgtgaatgcATGAAACTGCCGTATTCATGATGGCTGGCGACCCAATTTTTATATGGCAAAACCGTCTTGAGATCACAGCTCATCATCCCCTTGGAAAGTTTTCTAACACAAGCAGAGCCAGTATTCTCAGTACATTTGGAAGGTATGTCAAAGCATGTGACTATTTCATAAAGAAAACCGTGTGAATTAGCCTTCAGCTGATTCCCCATGGTGAGTTATCACAGATCACTGCTTTTAACATTTTAGACTAACATCTCAAACTGAAAGCTGAGCAAGAAGTGTTAAGAATCAGATACCTGGAGACTTACTGTACCGTAAGAACTGGATGTCAGTTACTACATGTTACTTACTATCATGGCTCTATGAGAGGGGAACTAGGGGACAAAATTCCAGGGGCACTGACCACCCTTGGAGCCAGTGGAGCTGTGCAAGTCTTCTGCTTTGTTTTTAGATATTGTTTGGGCTGGGACTGGGTGGTGTGAGTAGGCTGCAACAGGAAAATTCTGGGGGACCCCAGTAGCTCTTGGTAACTCTACTTGCCTTAGACTCTTGGCAACTCCACTTGCATCTCCAtaccttagaccaggggtgtcaaactcatttgttacaagggtcagatgtgacataaatgtcacttggttgggctgggccatgcctcgccagcccagatcaggactggggcaGGGGTGtagctgcttcagctggctcatgggctggatgggagctctcaaggggccagatccagccctcaggccatatgtttgacatgcCTGCCTTAGACGTACCATGAACTCAGGTGCAAAAAGTAAAGAGTCAAAGATCTCAGAATACTTGCCATATAATAACAGAGGTCAGCACCTTCAATATGTACTCCTTCTCATCTTATCATGAAAGGTAGTTTCTTGTTGTGCTTCTTAGCCCAGATATCTTTGGCTTATGAATATTGATTAGGTGATACTTTCTACAAGAACAACTAGTAGGATGCCTGTCATTCCTTAGCATTTTAATACCCATTTCCTATTTGAGTTCCCATCTTTATTTATGTCAATGGTTAGTCCAACTCTGATGCTTTACAGGAAGGAGAAGAATCACAAGTAAAAAATCTGACCTCAATATACCACTATTAATATGTACCTTCTCTGACTTCAGATGTTGCAACAAACCACAGTTAATGTAAACTGTGGTTAACAACAAATTGCAATTAAAATTCCCTTTTTATGCTCACTGCCGTTTGTTGGAAGATCCAATATTTGAACATCTCAACTAACACAAATCcaattgtatctgacaaagggagttttgactcttgaaaacctataccctggaaatctttttttaaaatattaaatatctagatatagatatagatatatagtattaaaaaaaagatctagATATAGGCCGAAAACTCAtgggcacttactccggtttcttcccagtgtcctccccgttccagccaggatcagttcaaaccgggcggggggacaatctgtgtgcagaacctctcttgatccaTGGCGAGTCATCGTGCTGATCTGCCCGTCAAAACGGAAAATGCCagagacacgcacttcctggccgttcagcaaagcacGCTCCCGGTAGTGATTGGCCAACTCActgactcactgaccaatgacagccctgtgctcccacttttcaaaaaatttggaaacaaaagggggtgaggttgcgcaGGGAGGGGTTTAGAGGCGTGCGGGATGTCATGACGCTagaagaataggctcctgttcatCTGAAGCGAGCCAGGGGTAATGGTTTGGGTCCTCAATCGCTAAGACGGGTTCGTTTTAGGTCAACACAACGCTCGGCCAGCAGCATCCGAGGTCTCATCCATTTGCGAGAATTTGGTCTggcttgaaaatggaaaaaagcagggaggagactgggcggagacaGGAGTAAGTGCCCAAGCGTTTTCGGccatagagatagatagatagatagatagatagatagatagatagatagatagatagatagatagatagatagatagatagagtaataaaataagatcaagtctcccatgctacagcttatttctatgtcttcatattcatcattacgtcctgactgagcgcaacgcattcctctttcctgcccttatttatgaaattctctattttacttattgaatgtgataccctggaaatctttgggtctttaaagtgctactggactcgaatcaaggttttctacagcagaccaacatggccaccTACCTGGAAGGAATCCAGCTGTGGTTTATAACCCACATCTGTAATCCTGACTGCAGCCTTTTGTCATTAATTATATTTTTGTCATTAATTATATTTTGTAGAAGATGTTAAGTTAACAGGAAAAGTCATTTACAGTCAATAAATAATTGTGTTAGTATCCGTCCTGACAGATCAGTATTTTCAAAATTTAAAATGCCAAGCCTTCAAAAAACCAGTCTCTCCAAAATTACATTAATCTAGGAATAATGAGCTACAACGATGAGTTTGGCATCTCCAATACTTGGTTTCTACGTTATGAATATTTGTCACATGGATTCCAGTCATGCATTCAAGTTTTTCCAATGAATCTTGAGGGCTGGATATCTATTATTAAAGATGAATTAAAATGGCAGGTTCCATTAAGCCTCAAGACGTCAGGTCTCTAGAAGCTCCTAAAACTGAAGGACTGATAACTGAATTATAGAAGCTGGGAACTCTtgattattaatattattttagcCCAGCATGAATTTGGAACCTCTGTATAGTCTTTCTCTGATTCACACAAATATGCACATAATATACCTACAGCATGTCTTCATTCAATCTAGAGTCCCTTTTCAGTTTCAGAAAGACAGCAAAATGATAGACTGATTTTGTCTGTGATGGTctcttattgttattatttaattTCTCTGTAGGGTGGGAACTACTTATTTAGATGTATCAGGAGAACTGTACTGCAATGCTGGACTTCATCTTGTTGGCTTTTCCCATTCAGCCAGAGCTTGAGATCTTACTTTTCCTGGGCATCAGCCTAGTTTATGCAATCATAACAACAGGTAATGTGCTCATTATGTTAGCTATCTGGGGAGACCCTCACCTGCAtacccccatgtacttcttcctgggGACTTTATCTCTTGTTGAGCTCTGCTATACAGCAGTTGTAGTTCCACAGATGCTAATCACTAGCTTGCAGGAGAGGAAGTTCATCACTTTTATGAGATGCAGCATTCAGATGTTCTTTTTTATTGGCTTGGGTAGTGCTGACTGCTTCTTGCTGGCTGTCATGGCATATGACCGCTATGTGGCAATTTGCAAACCCTTGCACTACACTCTCATTATGACACAACAGTTATGCAATCAACTAGTGGCTGCCTCACTGCTGAttggtttttttatttctttaatgtTGGTGGGGCTGGTCTTCCACCTCCCCTTCTGTGGTGGACATGGAATTGAACACTTCTTCTGTGATGTCCCACCTGTATTACAGCTCACCAGTAACAAGACCAAACTTGATGAGGTTGGGGTGTACCTCAGTGGGATACTGGCCATTGCTGTGCCCTTCGTATTGATCTGCACTTCTTACCTCTTCATCGCAGTTACAATGCTGCAGATCCATTCAGCTGATGGGTGTCGAAAGACCATCTCCACGTGTACTTCACATTTAGCTGTGGTAGCTCTGCAgtatggctgctgcagcttcatGTACTT
This window contains:
- the LOC130479619 gene encoding olfactory receptor 10W1-like, with translation MYQENCTAMLDFILLAFPIQPELEILLFLGISLVYAIITTGNVLIMLAIWGDPHLHTPMYFFLGTLSLVELCYTAVVVPQMLITSLQERKFITFMRCSIQMFFFIGLGSADCFLLAVMAYDRYVAICKPLHYTLIMTQQLCNQLVAASLLIGFFISLMLVGLVFHLPFCGGHGIEHFFCDVPPVLQLTSNKTKLDEVGVYLSGILAIAVPFVLICTSYLFIAVTMLQIHSADGCRKTISTCTSHLAVVALQYGCCSFMYLRPSSSFSPKQDQMLSMVYTLGTPLLNPVIYTLRNREVKVALRKVIGNHIFQRKSVCH